The DNA segment GTATCATTAGAAAAAGATAGGAAAAGGGCAACAAAGACGGCAACAAGAACTCTCCGTCTTTGTTAAAGGATTAGGGAGAGACCACTCTTATTAAAAGTTTATTTTTTTTGCCTACAGCCAAAAGAAGCATTTTCTCTCCGATGATGTCAGAGTTTTTAATTTCTGCTTCGATATCTTGAACTTGCTGGTTGTTCAAGTAAACGCCGCCATTCTTGATCAGCTTGCGCGCTTCAGATTTGCTTGCTTGTAGGCCAGACTTTGCCAAGACGTCAATAATTTTCGTATTCATTAATTCCGAAACCGCCATCTGGACAGAAGGCATATCTTTAGATAATGCTTCTAAGATCGTCACATCTAATTCTGTCTGGGCTCCCGGTTTTGCCGCCTCTGTAACCTTTAAAGCTGTCTGCAACCCTTCTTCACCATGCACGATTCGCGTTACTTCTTCAGCTAAACGTTTTTGTGCACTATTAGGAATGTAGTCAGAGTTTTTCATCCTGTTTTCATAATCTCGAATTTCACCCATTTCCATAAAAGTAAGCATTCGCATTAACTTGATGACATCCGCATCTTGCGTTCTGAAGAGATGTTGATAAAATTCATAGGGCGAAAGTTTTTCTGGAGATAACCAAATAGCACCTTTTTCTGACTTACCAAACTTTTGTCCGTCGCTTTTTGTCAACAGAGGGAATGTTAGCCCGAAACCCGACTCTCCTGTCACTTTGCGAATCAGCTCTATCCCAGCA comes from the Chlamydiales bacterium STE3 genome and includes:
- a CDS encoding Tyrosine--tRNA ligase (Product derived from UniProtKB/Swiss-Prot:Q6MC06;Gene name derived from UniProtKB/Swiss-Prot:Q6MC06;EC number derived from UniProtKB/Swiss-Prot:Q6MC06), which encodes MENVVEILKERGFIDSISSEELTRMVEKPIKVYCGFDPTADSLHLGNFVAIMGLAWFQRCGHTPVVIVGGATGMIGDPSGKSAERILLTEGIVEKNLEGIRKNLSSILKMGSDPIFLNNFDWFKNFSFLGFLRDVAKYFRVGTMLAKDSVKARLNSEEGLSFTEFSYQVLQGYDFLYLYKNHQVSVQLGGSDQWGNITAGIELIRKVTGESGFGLTFPLLTKSDGQKFGKSEKGAIWLSPEKLSPYEFYQHLFRTQDADVIKLMRMLTFMEMGEIRDYENRMKNSDYIPNSAQKRLAEEVTRIVHGEEGLQTALKVTEAAKPGAQTELDVTILEALSKDMPSVQMAVSELMNTKIIDVLAKSGLQASKSEARKLIKNGGVYLNNQQVQDIEAEIKNSDIIGEKMLLLAVGKKNKLLIRVVSP